Proteins encoded together in one Micromonospora kangleipakensis window:
- a CDS encoding cystathionine beta-synthase — protein MQYYDNVVELIGNTPLVRLRNVTEGIQATVLAKVEYLNPGGSVKDRIALRMVEDAEAAGILGPGGTIVEPTSGNTGVGLALVAQLKGYKCVFVCPDKVSQDKQDVLRAYGAEVVVCPTAVAPEDPRSYYNVSDRLAREIPGAWKPDQYSNPANPRSHYETTGPELWKQTEGEITHFVAGVGTGGTISGIGRYLKEASEGRVKVIGADPEGSVYSGGTGRPYLVEGVGEDFWPETYDRGVADEIVEVSDKESFEMTRRLAREEGLLVGGSCGMAVVAALEVARKAGPDDVIVVLLPDSGKGYLSKIFNDKWMARYGFLDNSGTEPTVADALAGKPGGLPELVHVHPTETVRDAIDYMREYGVSQLPVLKAEPPVVTGEVAGSIAEKDLLDALFTGQAHLHDMIERHMAEPLPMIGGGQPVSEAVGLLEKSDAALVLVDGKPKGVLTRQDLLAHLGAR, from the coding sequence GTGCAGTACTACGACAACGTCGTCGAGCTGATCGGCAACACCCCGCTGGTACGGCTACGCAACGTCACCGAGGGCATCCAGGCGACCGTGCTGGCGAAGGTGGAGTACCTCAACCCGGGCGGTTCGGTGAAGGACCGGATCGCGCTGCGGATGGTGGAGGACGCCGAGGCCGCGGGCATCCTCGGGCCCGGCGGCACCATCGTCGAGCCGACCAGTGGCAACACCGGCGTCGGGCTGGCCCTGGTGGCCCAGCTCAAGGGCTACAAGTGCGTCTTCGTCTGCCCGGACAAGGTCAGCCAGGACAAGCAGGACGTGCTGCGCGCGTACGGCGCCGAGGTGGTGGTCTGCCCGACCGCCGTCGCGCCGGAGGACCCGCGCTCCTACTACAACGTCTCCGACCGGCTGGCCCGGGAGATCCCCGGCGCCTGGAAGCCCGACCAGTACAGCAACCCGGCCAACCCGCGCTCGCACTACGAGACCACCGGCCCGGAGCTGTGGAAGCAGACGGAGGGGGAGATCACCCACTTCGTCGCGGGCGTCGGCACCGGCGGCACCATCTCCGGCATCGGCCGCTACCTCAAGGAGGCCTCCGAGGGCCGGGTGAAGGTCATCGGCGCCGACCCGGAGGGCTCGGTCTACTCCGGCGGCACCGGCCGGCCGTACCTGGTCGAGGGCGTCGGTGAGGACTTCTGGCCGGAGACGTACGACCGGGGTGTGGCCGACGAGATCGTGGAGGTCTCCGACAAGGAGTCCTTCGAGATGACCCGGCGGCTGGCCCGCGAGGAGGGGCTGCTGGTCGGCGGCTCCTGCGGGATGGCCGTGGTGGCGGCGCTGGAGGTGGCCCGCAAGGCCGGCCCGGACGACGTGATCGTGGTACTGCTGCCGGACAGCGGTAAGGGCTACCTGTCGAAGATCTTCAACGACAAGTGGATGGCCCGGTACGGTTTCCTGGACAACTCGGGCACCGAGCCGACCGTCGCCGACGCCCTCGCCGGCAAGCCGGGCGGCCTGCCCGAGCTGGTGCACGTGCACCCGACCGAGACGGTCCGCGACGCCATCGACTACATGCGCGAGTACGGCGTCTCCCAGCTTCCGGTGCTCAAGGCCGAGCCGCCGGTGGTGACCGGCGAGGTGGCCGGCTCGATCGCCGAGAAGGACCTGCTCGACGCGCTCTTCACCGGCCAGGCGCACCTGCACGACATGATCGAGCGGCACATGGCCGAGCCGCTGCCGATGATCGGCGGCGGCCAGCCGGTGAGCGAGGCGGTCGGCCTGCTGGAGAAGTCCGACGCGGCGCTGGTGCTGGTCGACGGCAAGCCCAAGGGCGTGCTCACCCGCCAGGACCTCCTCGCCCACCTCGGCGCCCGCTGA
- a CDS encoding acetyl-CoA C-acetyltransferase: MPIESSRDAVIVATARSPIGRAFKGSLRDVRSDDLAATIVQAALAKVPGLDPAEIDDLYLGCGLPGGEQGFNMARVVATLMGLDGLPGATLTRYCASSLQTTRMAMHAIRAGEGDVFISAGVEMVSRYARGNSDTLPPEAQALVGGGWENPRFAAAHERSKARAQGGAEVWTDPREDGQLPDIYLTMGQTAENLAQVYDVTREDMDAFGVRSQNLAEKAIADGFWAREITPVTTPDGTVVSGDDGPRPGVTLEAVSGLKPVFRPDGRITAGNCCPLNDGAAAVVIMSAQRAQDLGLTPLARIVSTGVTALSPEIMGLGPVEASKQALKRAGMTIDDVDLVEINEAFAAQVIPSYRQLGIPEEKLNVMGGAIAVGHPFGMTGARITGTLLNALEWHDKTIGLETMCVGGGQGMAMVLERLC; encoded by the coding sequence ATGCCGATTGAGTCGTCCCGCGACGCCGTCATCGTCGCCACCGCCCGGTCCCCCATCGGCCGCGCGTTCAAGGGTTCGCTCCGTGACGTCCGCTCGGACGACCTCGCCGCGACCATCGTCCAGGCCGCCCTGGCCAAGGTTCCCGGGCTCGACCCGGCCGAGATCGACGACCTCTACCTGGGCTGCGGCCTACCCGGCGGCGAGCAGGGCTTCAACATGGCCCGGGTGGTCGCCACCCTGATGGGCCTCGACGGCCTGCCGGGCGCCACCCTGACCCGCTACTGCGCCTCCTCGCTGCAGACCACCCGGATGGCGATGCACGCGATCCGAGCCGGCGAGGGCGACGTCTTCATCTCCGCCGGCGTCGAGATGGTCTCCCGGTACGCCCGGGGCAACTCCGACACCCTGCCGCCGGAGGCGCAGGCGCTGGTCGGCGGCGGTTGGGAGAACCCGCGCTTCGCGGCGGCCCACGAGCGGTCGAAGGCCCGCGCGCAGGGTGGCGCCGAGGTGTGGACCGACCCGCGGGAGGACGGCCAGCTCCCCGACATCTACCTGACCATGGGGCAGACCGCGGAGAACCTCGCCCAGGTGTACGACGTCACCCGCGAGGACATGGACGCCTTCGGCGTCCGCAGCCAGAACCTGGCCGAGAAGGCGATCGCCGACGGCTTCTGGGCCCGTGAGATCACCCCGGTCACCACGCCGGACGGCACCGTCGTCAGCGGCGACGACGGGCCGCGCCCCGGGGTGACCCTGGAGGCGGTCTCCGGCCTGAAGCCGGTCTTCCGCCCGGACGGCCGGATCACCGCCGGCAACTGCTGCCCGCTCAACGACGGCGCCGCCGCCGTGGTGATCATGAGCGCCCAGCGGGCGCAGGACCTCGGGCTCACCCCGCTGGCCCGGATCGTGTCGACCGGCGTCACCGCGCTGTCGCCGGAGATCATGGGCCTGGGCCCGGTCGAGGCCTCCAAGCAGGCCCTGAAGCGGGCCGGGATGACCATCGACGACGTCGACCTGGTCGAGATCAACGAGGCGTTCGCCGCCCAGGTGATCCCCTCCTACCGGCAGCTCGGCATCCCCGAGGAGAAGCTGAACGTGATGGGCGGCGCGATCGCCGTCGGGCACCCGTTCGGCATGACCGGCGCCCGGATCACCGGCACCCTGCTCAACGCCCTGGAGTGGCACGACAAGACCATCGGTCTGGAGACCATGTGCGTCGGTGGCGGCCAGGGCATGGCGATGGTGCTCGAACGGCTGTGCTGA
- a CDS encoding Bax inhibitor-1/YccA family protein — translation MRSANPVLTRLDDVGRTERQVLGVGAAEAMTVDDVVTRTTGLLLLTGVTAAVAWVVFPQAVWLPAALAGSALAGLVLVLVISLKQITNPLPIAAYAVLQGLLLGVASRAFELIYPGIVVQAVVGTFGVFLGMALLYRARLIRATPRLARLVVGALLGIVALSLVNLVAYLLTGRQGLEAYSLTAEVGWLPYVISGVAIIAGAFSFILDFDLVERSVRAGLPRRYAWFCAFGLLVGLIFLYWQILRLLSYLRR, via the coding sequence GTGCGGAGTGCCAATCCGGTGCTGACCCGACTGGACGACGTCGGCCGGACCGAACGCCAGGTGCTCGGGGTCGGTGCCGCCGAGGCGATGACCGTGGACGACGTGGTCACCCGGACGACCGGCCTGCTGCTGCTCACCGGCGTCACCGCGGCGGTCGCCTGGGTGGTGTTCCCGCAGGCGGTGTGGCTCCCGGCGGCGCTGGCCGGGAGCGCGCTCGCCGGGCTGGTGCTGGTGCTGGTCATCTCGCTGAAGCAGATCACCAACCCGCTGCCCATCGCGGCGTACGCGGTGCTCCAGGGCCTGCTGCTCGGCGTGGCCAGCCGGGCCTTCGAACTGATCTACCCCGGCATCGTGGTGCAGGCGGTGGTCGGCACGTTCGGCGTCTTCCTTGGCATGGCACTGCTCTACCGGGCCCGGCTGATCCGGGCCACCCCGCGGCTGGCCCGGCTGGTCGTCGGGGCGCTGCTCGGCATCGTCGCGCTCAGCCTGGTCAACCTGGTGGCCTACCTGCTCACCGGCCGGCAGGGGCTGGAGGCGTACAGCCTCACCGCCGAGGTCGGCTGGCTGCCGTACGTCATCTCCGGGGTGGCGATCATCGCCGGGGCGTTCAGCTTCATCCTCGACTTCGACCTGGTCGAGCGATCGGTCCGCGCCGGCCTGCCCCGCCGGTACGCCTGGTTCTGCGCGTTCGGCCTGCTGGTCGGGTTGATCTTCCTGTACTGGCAGATCCTGCGCCTGCTCAGCTACCTGCGCCGGTGA
- a CDS encoding GNAT family N-acetyltransferase has product MTVTLRPATEADLMPVGALHQRSRVAAYSSFLPAEALADPTPEAMGRYWVERWTWERDDHRMTVAERDGRLVGFSYLGPDDEDDPATGLLNAIHLEPEERGRGNGRVLMVDALAAMRARGWSRAVLWVLRENTPARAFYERGGWTPTGARRDEHIGATLVPQLRYERPL; this is encoded by the coding sequence ATGACGGTCACCCTGCGCCCCGCCACCGAGGCCGACCTGATGCCGGTGGGCGCCCTGCACCAGCGGTCGCGGGTCGCGGCGTACTCGTCGTTCCTGCCGGCGGAGGCGCTGGCCGACCCGACGCCGGAGGCGATGGGGCGGTACTGGGTGGAGCGGTGGACCTGGGAGCGCGACGACCACCGGATGACCGTCGCGGAGCGGGACGGCCGGCTGGTCGGCTTCAGCTACCTGGGCCCCGACGACGAGGACGACCCGGCGACCGGCCTGCTCAACGCGATCCACCTGGAACCGGAGGAGCGCGGCCGGGGCAACGGTCGCGTGCTGATGGTCGACGCCCTGGCCGCCATGCGGGCGCGCGGCTGGTCCCGGGCGGTGCTCTGGGTGCTCCGGGAGAACACCCCCGCCCGCGCCTTCTACGAACGCGGCGGCTGGACGCCCACCGGCGCGCGGCGCGACGAGCACATCGGCGCCACCCTCGTCCCCCAACTGCGGTACGAACGCCCGCTCTGA
- a CDS encoding S1C family serine protease — MDTDHGERAEETALDAYSRVVTGVAARVLPSVAALSVRTPRGAGAGSAVTIDGEGLLLTSAHVVQGAGGGSAAFGDGTETRFRVVGADPLSDLAVLRAEEPAVPPVELGDADGLRIGQLVVAVGNPMGLAGSVTAGVVSGLGRSLPARDGRLVRLIEDVIQTDAALNPGNSGGALADSAGRVVGVNTAVAGYGLGLAVPINATTRQIIADLTTDGRVRRAWLGVAGVPVPLPPELTERTGQRRGLRVVEVVPGSPAGVAGLYLGDVIVSAGGRSVQDGQGLQRLMLGPAIGARLPVTVLRKGAFVDVVAVPTELGR, encoded by the coding sequence ATGGACACGGATCACGGCGAGCGGGCGGAGGAGACCGCCCTGGACGCGTACTCCCGGGTGGTGACCGGCGTGGCGGCACGGGTGCTGCCCAGCGTCGCCGCCCTGTCGGTGCGGACCCCGCGCGGGGCCGGCGCCGGCTCGGCCGTCACCATCGACGGCGAGGGCCTGCTGTTGACCAGCGCCCACGTCGTGCAGGGTGCCGGCGGCGGCTCGGCCGCCTTCGGCGACGGCACCGAGACCCGGTTCCGGGTGGTCGGCGCCGACCCGCTGTCGGACCTGGCCGTGCTGCGGGCCGAGGAGCCGGCGGTGCCGCCGGTGGAGCTGGGCGACGCGGACGGCCTGCGGATCGGACAGCTCGTGGTGGCGGTCGGCAACCCGATGGGGTTGGCCGGCTCGGTCACCGCCGGGGTGGTCTCCGGGCTGGGCCGGTCGCTGCCGGCCCGGGACGGGCGGCTGGTCCGGCTGATCGAGGACGTCATCCAGACCGACGCCGCGCTCAACCCGGGCAACTCCGGCGGCGCGCTGGCCGACTCCGCCGGCCGGGTGGTCGGGGTGAACACCGCGGTCGCCGGGTACGGCCTCGGGCTGGCCGTACCGATCAACGCCACCACCCGGCAGATCATCGCCGACCTGACCACCGACGGTCGGGTCCGGCGGGCCTGGCTGGGTGTCGCCGGGGTGCCGGTGCCGCTCCCCCCGGAGCTCACCGAACGCACCGGGCAGCGGCGCGGCCTGCGGGTGGTCGAGGTCGTCCCGGGCAGCCCCGCCGGGGTGGCCGGGCTCTACCTGGGGGACGTCATCGTCTCGGCCGGCGGCCGGTCGGTGCAGGACGGCCAGGGCCTGCAACGGCTGATGCTCGGCCCGGCCATCGGCGCCCGCCTCCCGGTCACCGTGCTGCGCAAGGGCGCCTTCGTCGACGTGGTCGCCGTCCCCACCGAACTGGGCCGCTGA
- a CDS encoding helix-turn-helix transcriptional regulator — protein sequence MTDTPGRLLRLLSLLQTPREWPGSELAERLAVSPRTIRRDVDRLRDLGYPVAASLGVTGGYRLVAGAALPPLLLDDEEAVAVAVGLRTAARQAVTGIEEAALRALTKLDQVLPSRLRYRVRNLTAATVPMAPIGAPDPVDPDLLTTLAAAITGRQRVRFGYRSHDGTGSRRHVDPYRLVAAGHRWYLVGYDNDRDDWRIYRVDRLADAAATGVRAVPRDLPAADAAAYVHEKLYALAPTYRAVATLHAPVAEVRGRVGDGELTPVDERTCRLVSHVDTLDWLAFRLTTLGSEVEVHEPPELRNHLRDLAGRALRASTGHSRPGL from the coding sequence GTGACGGACACCCCCGGTCGACTACTCCGACTGCTCTCGCTGCTCCAGACCCCGCGCGAGTGGCCCGGCAGCGAACTGGCCGAGCGCCTGGCGGTCAGCCCTCGCACCATCCGCCGGGACGTCGACCGGCTGCGCGACCTCGGCTACCCGGTGGCGGCCAGCCTCGGCGTGACCGGCGGCTACCGGCTGGTCGCCGGGGCCGCCCTGCCACCGCTGCTGCTCGACGACGAGGAGGCGGTGGCCGTCGCGGTCGGCCTGCGGACCGCCGCCCGGCAGGCAGTGACCGGGATCGAGGAGGCCGCGCTGCGGGCGCTGACCAAGCTCGACCAGGTGCTGCCGTCCCGGCTGCGGTACCGGGTCCGCAACCTCACCGCGGCCACCGTGCCGATGGCGCCGATCGGTGCGCCCGATCCCGTCGACCCCGACCTGCTCACCACGCTCGCCGCCGCGATCACCGGCCGGCAGCGGGTCCGGTTCGGCTACCGGAGCCACGACGGCACCGGGAGCCGCCGGCACGTGGACCCGTACCGGCTGGTCGCCGCCGGGCACCGCTGGTACCTGGTCGGGTACGACAACGACCGCGACGACTGGCGGATCTACCGGGTGGACCGGCTCGCCGACGCCGCCGCCACCGGGGTCCGCGCCGTGCCCAGGGACCTGCCGGCCGCGGACGCGGCCGCGTACGTGCACGAGAAGTTGTACGCGCTCGCGCCCACGTACCGGGCGGTGGCCACCCTGCACGCCCCGGTCGCCGAGGTACGGGGCCGGGTCGGCGACGGCGAGCTGACGCCGGTCGACGAGCGGACCTGCCGGCTCGTCTCGCACGTCGACACCCTGGACTGGCTCGCGTTCCGGCTCACCACGCTCGGCAGTGAGGTCGAGGTGCACGAGCCCCCCGAACTCCGCAACCACCTGCGCGACCTCGCGGGCCGGGCGCTGCGGGCGTCCACCGGACATTCCCGGCCGGGCCTGTGA
- a CDS encoding SGNH/GDSL hydrolase family protein — protein MGDAGSVVPTGWQRARRIARVAAIGTGATVAATVATGGVLLGQARQARRTIPMAEAPPPRCDGTYGAKFPGPPMTMVILGDSSAAGYGVHRRRETPGALLATGLSRRLHRPVRLHRYAVVGSLSAGLKPQVESALEVEPDIAVILIGGNDVTNRTPPALAVRYLVDAVRTLQEAGCEVVVGTCPDLGAIRPIQPPLRWLARRWSRQLAAAQTVAVVEAGGWTVSLGDMLGPRFAAEPARMFAWDRFHPSAEGYAVAAAALLPTVLSALGAGQERRAAVARGEGVRSLPEAAHEAARHAGTEVSGVQVRGRDRGPGGRWAQLRRRAFFGVGAVPQPGPAADSPTLEGLA, from the coding sequence ATGGGGGACGCTGGTTCCGTCGTACCGACCGGCTGGCAGCGCGCCCGGCGGATCGCCCGGGTGGCGGCGATCGGCACGGGCGCCACGGTGGCGGCCACCGTCGCGACGGGTGGGGTGCTGCTCGGCCAGGCCCGTCAGGCCCGGCGGACCATCCCGATGGCCGAGGCTCCCCCGCCGCGCTGCGACGGGACGTACGGCGCGAAGTTCCCCGGCCCGCCGATGACCATGGTGATCCTCGGCGACTCCTCCGCCGCCGGCTACGGCGTGCACCGCCGCCGGGAGACCCCCGGCGCGCTGCTGGCCACCGGGCTGTCCCGCCGGCTGCACCGGCCGGTGCGGCTGCACCGGTACGCGGTGGTCGGCTCCCTCTCGGCCGGGCTCAAGCCGCAGGTCGAGTCGGCCCTGGAGGTCGAACCGGACATCGCGGTGATCCTGATCGGCGGCAACGACGTCACCAACCGGACCCCGCCGGCGCTGGCCGTGCGCTACCTGGTCGACGCGGTCCGCACGCTGCAGGAGGCCGGCTGCGAGGTGGTCGTCGGCACCTGCCCCGACCTGGGCGCGATCCGGCCCATCCAGCCGCCGCTGCGCTGGCTGGCCCGGCGCTGGAGCCGGCAGCTGGCCGCCGCCCAGACGGTGGCGGTGGTCGAGGCGGGCGGCTGGACGGTCTCCCTGGGCGACATGCTGGGTCCCCGGTTCGCCGCCGAGCCGGCCCGGATGTTCGCCTGGGACCGGTTCCACCCGTCCGCCGAGGGGTACGCGGTGGCCGCGGCGGCGCTCCTGCCCACCGTGCTCTCCGCGCTCGGCGCGGGCCAGGAACGCCGGGCGGCGGTCGCCCGGGGCGAAGGCGTACGGTCGCTGCCGGAGGCGGCCCACGAGGCGGCCCGGCACGCCGGCACCGAGGTCAGCGGCGTCCAGGTCCGGGGCCGCGACCGGGGGCCGGGCGGCCGCTGGGCGCAGCTGCGGCGGCGGGCCTTCTTCGGCGTCGGCGCGGTGCCGCAACCCGGCCCCGCCGCCGACTCACCCACACTGGAGGGACTGGCATGA
- a CDS encoding SGNH/GDSL hydrolase family protein, whose amino-acid sequence MTEHHELAFRLGRAAALSLVAGTVGGAAVLAGQAIAARNRRYAQPELGLALRATVGRAGAPPLRLVLLGDSSALGVGVERFEETVGGQLAHLLAEGPTGWQVHLSSVGVAGSRSTDLATQVARALLGERPDVALILVGANDATTMTRPADAAAYLAAAVRRLREAHVEVVVGTCPDLGAVRAVASPLRQVLGWSGRRVARTQTTAVLDAGGSVVDLATETGPVFRADAGTLCHDGYHPSADGYRVWAHALLPAVSAAAAVASRHH is encoded by the coding sequence ATGACCGAGCACCACGAGCTCGCGTTCCGGCTGGGTCGGGCCGCGGCGCTCTCGCTCGTCGCCGGCACGGTGGGCGGGGCCGCCGTCCTCGCCGGCCAGGCCATCGCCGCCCGTAACCGCCGGTACGCCCAGCCGGAGCTGGGCCTCGCCCTGCGCGCCACGGTCGGCCGCGCGGGCGCGCCACCGCTGCGCCTGGTGCTGCTCGGCGACTCCTCGGCGCTCGGCGTCGGGGTGGAACGCTTCGAGGAGACCGTCGGCGGGCAGCTGGCCCACCTGCTCGCCGAGGGCCCGACCGGCTGGCAGGTGCACCTCTCCAGCGTCGGCGTCGCCGGCTCCCGCTCGACGGACCTGGCCACCCAGGTGGCCCGGGCGCTGCTGGGCGAGCGCCCCGACGTGGCGTTGATCCTGGTCGGCGCCAACGACGCCACCACGATGACCCGGCCGGCCGACGCGGCGGCCTACCTCGCCGCGGCGGTGCGCCGGCTGCGCGAGGCGCACGTCGAGGTGGTCGTGGGCACCTGCCCCGACCTCGGCGCGGTCCGCGCGGTGGCCTCCCCGCTGCGGCAGGTGCTCGGCTGGTCCGGGCGGCGGGTCGCCCGGACCCAGACGACGGCCGTGCTGGACGCGGGCGGCAGCGTGGTCGACCTGGCCACCGAGACCGGGCCCGTGTTCCGGGCCGACGCGGGAACGCTCTGCCACGACGGCTACCACCCCTCCGCCGACGGCTACCGGGTCTGGGCGCACGCCCTCCTGCCGGCCGTCTCCGCCGCCGCGGCGGTCGCCTCCCGCCACCACTGA
- a CDS encoding YkvA family protein — protein MGKTLKRSAAFTALARALMAGSRGGPSLGERLAALPRMIRATARGEYDGGLRLAMMTAATAYVVSPVDVVPELFLTVFGLVDDAVMVTWLAGSVLSETERFLEWEARRSSVIPGHVTP, from the coding sequence ATGGGGAAGACGTTGAAGCGGAGCGCGGCGTTCACCGCGCTGGCGCGGGCACTCATGGCGGGCTCGCGGGGCGGGCCGTCGCTGGGCGAGCGGCTGGCCGCGCTGCCCCGGATGATCAGGGCGACCGCCCGGGGGGAGTACGACGGCGGTCTGCGACTGGCGATGATGACGGCGGCGACGGCGTACGTGGTCTCCCCGGTCGACGTGGTCCCGGAGCTGTTCCTGACCGTCTTCGGGCTGGTGGACGACGCGGTGATGGTCACCTGGCTGGCCGGCAGCGTGCTGTCGGAGACCGAGCGCTTCCTGGAATGGGAGGCACGTCGCAGCTCCGTCATCCCCGGACATGTGACGCCCTGA
- a CDS encoding CYTH and CHAD domain-containing protein, with amino-acid sequence MATVVERERKYSADEGFRLPDLTGCGGVTTTSDATAFDLDAVYLDTADLRLARGGFALRRRTGGHDAGWHLKVGSAGGDRTEYQFPAGADDDAPPAELVALFRAASRGQPVAPAARITTRRIERRLLDGRGRVLAEVAEDTVEGRDLVTGERQAWREIEVELVDGDDALLDAVDDRLRAAGARPVPVSKSHRALATRLAVPATAPEPGAAPVLDYALAQRDVLIANHPGAIGGVEDAVHDMRVAVRRLRSTLRTFRGLWDRRESEWVRAELRWLGAQLGPVRDTQVMAARLTDAVHAEPADLVLGPVAARISARFAADLATALDELRAALGSDRYTGLLARLDALLEGPTARTVDARWVARRVRRAVTRADDRLDQALAGDHPTGAAEDVALHEARKADKTARYAVEVREPAVGKPAGRLVDRLKDLQDLLGTHQDSVVTREVLRRQALRAYADGENTFTYGILHARQAAAAGRDVRAAARARDRARRRKVRRWLKR; translated from the coding sequence ATGGCGACGGTGGTGGAACGGGAGCGCAAGTACTCCGCGGACGAGGGATTCCGGCTGCCGGACCTGACGGGGTGCGGTGGCGTCACGACCACGTCGGACGCCACCGCCTTCGACCTCGACGCGGTCTACCTGGACACCGCCGACCTCCGGCTGGCCCGCGGCGGGTTCGCGCTGCGCCGGCGTACCGGCGGGCACGACGCGGGCTGGCACCTGAAGGTCGGCTCGGCCGGCGGCGACCGGACCGAGTACCAGTTCCCCGCCGGGGCGGACGACGACGCCCCGCCGGCGGAGCTGGTCGCGCTCTTCCGGGCCGCGTCCCGGGGGCAGCCGGTGGCCCCGGCGGCGCGAATCACCACCCGACGGATCGAGCGCCGGCTGCTCGACGGGCGGGGCCGGGTGCTGGCCGAGGTCGCCGAGGACACCGTCGAGGGACGTGACCTGGTCACCGGCGAGCGGCAGGCCTGGCGGGAGATCGAGGTCGAACTGGTCGACGGCGACGACGCGCTGCTCGACGCGGTGGACGACCGGCTGCGCGCGGCCGGCGCCCGCCCGGTGCCGGTCTCCAAGTCGCACCGGGCGCTGGCCACCCGGCTCGCCGTCCCGGCGACCGCCCCCGAACCCGGCGCCGCGCCCGTCCTCGACTACGCCCTCGCCCAACGCGACGTGCTGATCGCCAACCACCCCGGCGCGATCGGCGGCGTCGAGGACGCGGTGCACGACATGCGGGTCGCCGTCCGCCGGCTGCGGTCCACCCTGCGGACCTTCCGCGGGCTGTGGGACCGCCGGGAGAGCGAGTGGGTGCGGGCCGAGCTGCGCTGGCTCGGCGCCCAGCTCGGGCCGGTCCGTGACACCCAGGTGATGGCGGCCCGGCTCACCGACGCGGTCCACGCCGAACCCGCCGACCTGGTGCTCGGCCCGGTCGCGGCGCGGATCTCCGCCCGGTTCGCCGCCGACCTGGCAACCGCCCTGGACGAGCTGCGCGCGGCGCTCGGCTCCGACCGGTACACCGGCCTGCTGGCCCGGCTGGACGCGCTGCTGGAGGGGCCGACCGCGCGGACGGTCGACGCGCGGTGGGTCGCCCGGCGGGTCCGCCGGGCGGTGACCCGGGCGGACGACCGGCTGGACCAAGCCCTCGCCGGCGACCACCCGACCGGCGCGGCCGAGGACGTCGCGCTGCACGAGGCGCGGAAGGCGGACAAGACGGCCCGGTACGCCGTCGAGGTCCGCGAGCCGGCGGTCGGGAAGCCGGCCGGCAGGCTGGTGGACCGGCTCAAGGACCTGCAGGACCTGCTCGGCACGCACCAGGACTCGGTGGTCACCCGCGAGGTGCTGCGGCGGCAGGCGCTGCGCGCGTACGCCGACGGCGAGAACACCTTCACGTACGGCATCCTGCATGCGCGGCAGGCCGCGGCGGCCGGCCGGGACGTGCGGGCCGCCGCCCGGGCCCGCGACCGGGCCCGGCGGCGGAAGGTGCGGCGCTGGCTCAAGCGCTGA
- a CDS encoding ribonuclease Z — protein sequence MSMRELAVLGTASQAPTRYRNHNGYLLRWDDEVLLFDPGEGSQRQMLHTGISATDLTRICVTHFHGDHCLGLPGMIQRLSLDRVPHPVTVHFPAGGAEYFARLRHASSFYETAELRVEPIDADGQRITLGIGTLEARRLRHPIETYGYRLVEPDGCRMLPEKLSAYGIAGPAVGELQRVGHLDLDGRRVTRDEVSVTRPGQRFAFVMDTGLCDGVYALAELADLLVIESTFLDSEAALAAEVGHLTAAQAARVAAESGVQTLLLTHFSQRYADPRRFADEAREHFDGDLIVAEDLMTVPVPPRRVASAG from the coding sequence GTGTCGATGCGCGAGCTGGCGGTGCTCGGGACGGCCAGCCAGGCGCCCACCCGGTACCGCAACCACAACGGCTACCTGCTGCGCTGGGACGACGAGGTGCTCCTCTTCGACCCGGGCGAGGGCAGCCAGCGGCAGATGCTGCACACCGGGATCTCCGCCACCGACCTCACCCGGATCTGCGTCACCCACTTCCACGGCGACCACTGCCTGGGGCTGCCCGGCATGATCCAGCGGCTCTCCCTGGACCGGGTGCCGCACCCGGTGACCGTGCACTTCCCGGCCGGCGGCGCCGAGTACTTCGCCCGGCTGCGCCACGCCAGCTCCTTCTACGAGACCGCCGAGCTGCGCGTCGAGCCGATCGACGCCGACGGGCAGCGGATCACGCTGGGCATCGGCACGCTGGAGGCCCGCCGGCTGCGGCACCCGATCGAGACGTACGGCTACCGGCTGGTCGAGCCGGACGGCTGCCGGATGCTGCCGGAAAAGCTGTCCGCGTACGGCATCGCGGGCCCGGCGGTCGGCGAGCTGCAGCGCGTCGGCCACCTCGACCTGGACGGGCGCCGCGTCACCCGGGACGAGGTGAGCGTGACCCGCCCGGGGCAGCGATTCGCCTTTGTGATGGACACCGGGCTCTGCGACGGGGTGTACGCCCTCGCCGAGCTCGCCGATCTGCTGGTCATCGAGTCGACCTTCCTGGATTCGGAGGCCGCGCTCGCCGCCGAGGTCGGCCACCTCACCGCGGCGCAGGCCGCCCGGGTGGCGGCCGAGTCGGGGGTACAAACGCTGCTGCTCACTCACTTCTCCCAGCGGTACGCCGACCCGCGCCGCTTCGCCGACGAGGCCCGCGAGCACTTCGACGGGGACCTGATCGTCGCCGAGGACCTGATGACCGTGCCGGTCCCGCCCCGGCGGGTAGCCTCGGCCGGATGA